Genomic segment of Candidatus Binatia bacterium:
GTCACCTGCTGTAGGCGCCTGCACCACGAGCGCACGCAGCTCGCTGATCAGGTCCAGCATGGCCCGCTCATTCGCGTCGAGGTCATTCGCAATCTGAGCAGACGAGCGGTCATCAACATCGGCGTTCGCGTGTGGATTCTTCAGGTCCAGGTTCACGCCGACAACGTTTCCAGTTCCGTTCTTCGAGACAACCTGACCGACATCGACCAGCCATGCGTTGTCCGTCTCGATGCGCGCCCCCCACCAAGTGATGAGGGACTCGAACTCGCTATGCTGTAGCGGCTTCGTCTTCGTGTACTTCTTCCGGCCTTCCGGGAGCCGGTGCTCGTAGTACCAAATTGACCGGGTTGCGGCTCCCCCATCGAAGAACAGGAGATTCGTTGGGATATCCGTGTAGGGCGCGAACACGCCTTCGGGAAGCCGAACGATGGTGTGCAGGTTGAACGAGGAGAGCAGCTCGAACTTGATGCGCGCCGCGATGCCGTCGCCGAAGAGCACGCCATTCGGCACAACCACCGCCGCGCGCCCCGGTCTAGGCGTGCGCTTGAGCTTGCGCATGATGAGCTGGAGGAAAAGCAGAGCCGTCTCCGCGGTCTGCTTGTCCTCGGGGAAGTTCGAGAGGATGCCGCGCTCCTCCTCGCCACCAAACGGCGGGTTGGTGAGGATGACGTCGACCCGGTCCTTCTCCCCGATGTCCCGGAGCGCAACAGCGAGGCTGTTGCCAGGCTCGACCTTCGGCGCCTCGAGGCCGTGCAGGAGCAGGTTCATCTGCGCGAGGAGGTACGGCAGCGGCTTCGCCTCACCGCCGATGATGGTGCTCTGCTGGAGTTGCCGCCGCTGCTGCACCGTCTTGCATTGCTTCTCCATGTGGGAGAATGCCTCGACGAGGAAGCCGCCTGTGCCGCACGCAGGGTCGAGCACTGTCTCACCGATCTTCGGATCGACGACCGTCACCATCAAGCGCACCACCGCGCGCGGCGTGTAGAACTCGCCCGAGTCGCCGGCGGCATCCCGCATCTCCTTGAGCATCGACTCGTAGAAGTTGCCGAGGGTGTGGATCTCCTCCGACGCGGTGAAGTGGATGCCGTTCACCTTGTTGATGACGTCGCGGAGCAGGTAGCCGTTGATCATGCGGTTGACCGTGCCCTTGAACACGGTAGCCACGACGTCCCGGCGATCCCCTCCCTCGGCGCCGCGCAGCCCGCGCAGGTAGGCGAAGAGGCCCGCGCCTTTGGTCCCGTCCGGCCGCCGGCACTCTTCCTGGTTGATGAATGCGATCAGCTCGTCGCCGGTGATGCCGTCTTCCTTGGCGGCCCAGTCCCGCCAGCGGTACGGCTCCTCGATGGCCGCCTTGAACTTCTTGCCGGCGAGTATCGCTTCCTCGGCGCGAACCGCCTCCATGTCGTCGAGGAACTTCAGGAACATGATCCATGTAAGCATCGGGATGCGGTCGAGGTCACCGCTGAGCCCCTTATCCTTGCGCATGATATCCCGCGCGGACTTGAGGATGCTCCCGAGGCGCTGGGCGGTCGTCACCGGCACGTCGCCGTTCTTCATCGTCTTCGCTGTCTTGCTCTTTGCCATTCAGTTCTCACCCGCGTCCAGCTACGCGGCGTAGAGCAACGTCTGCAGCTCGTGAATCGCGCCGCGGAGCTGCTCGGCTCCTCCGAAGTAGCGGGCGATCTCGATGACGTTGCCGTGGTCCGAAATTGGCGGCACCTGCAGCACGTCCGGGAGGACGAACTGCGCCGTGCCGTGTTCGGCGTACTTCTCCAGTAGCTCTTCCAGGATCTGCCGCGTCACTCCCGAGTGCTTCTCCAGGAAGGCCCGGCGTTCCTTGCGCAGCCGATCGACGCGCTCGCGCCGCGTCCGCACGGGCGCGCTGTATGCCACGTGGCAGAGGAGATCAAACGGGTCGGCATCAGGCTGGCTCGTGACCTTGGTCAGCTCGTCGAAGTCGATCCCACGCTCGGCGAGCTTCTCGATGATGTCGGCGCGTCGCTCTGGGTCGGCCCATGCGGCTCGTAGCTCGACCGCCGTCGGGAAAAGCGCGCGAACGCGCTCGGCGGTGTAGTCGGTGAACTGGACCACCCGGAGTTGGTGTCCCTCGGCGTCCAGCTCATAGACCAGGTGTGCCGCGACCTGTACCTGGCCGCCGTCGTAGAAGTATTTGCGCGGCTCCTCGTCCGGCGGGTCACCGATGACCGCACCATATGGCGGCCCCGGCGACTCGCCGAGCTTGAGCACCTCAGGCTCGGTGGCCGTGTACGTGTCCGGCTTGGGCTTGCCCTGCTCGTCGATCTCCTCCTGGCTCACGCGGGCCGGCTCGCCGTCGAAGTCCGGATCGGCGAACAGTGTGGTGGCGGAACCCGTGTAGTCGTGGATGTTGAAGAACAACTTGCCGTAATCGTCGCGGACGCGAGTGCCTCGACCGATGATCTGCTTGAACTCGCACATGGAGCCGATCACGCGCACGAGGGCCACGTTCTTGACCGTCGGGACGTCCACTCCAGTGGTGAGCAACTGCGACGTCGTCAGGATGGCCGGGGTCGTTGTCTCCAGCTCCTGGAAGCGGCTGAGGTGCCCCCGACCGATGTCGCCCTCGTCCGCAGTGACCCGGCAGACGTAGTCGGGGTTCTGCTTCACAATGTCCGCGTTCAGGTTCGAGAGCGCGCGACGCATCTCGCTGGCGTGCTCCTGGTCCACGCAGAACACAATGGTCTTGGCGAAGCGATCAGTGCCCTTGAGGAAGTCCGTGAGGTGACGGGCGATGGCCTCGGTGCGCGCACGGAGGGCGACCACCTTCTCGAAGTCCCTCGTGGTGTACTCCCGGTCAGGGATCTCGCGGCCGAGCCGGTCAAGCTCGCCAGCGCTTGGCCGCCAGCCGGCGGCGTCGTACGTCGTGATCACGCGGTGGACGCGGTACGGCGCGAGGAAGCCGTCCTCGATCCCCTGCTTGAGGCTGTACTGGTAGATCGGGTTCCCGAAGTACAGGTACGTGTCGCGGTTGTCCTCGCGAAGCGGCGTCGCCGTCATGCCGAGCTGATAGGCCGGCTCGAAGTACTCCAGGATCTCGCGCCACGAGCTTTCTTCGCGGGCGCTGCCGCGATGACACTCGTCCACGACGATGAGGTCGAAGAAGTCCTTCGGGTAGTCCTTGTAGAGCCCGGGCCGCCGTTCGTCGGCGGCGAGCGCCTGGTAGATAGCGAAGTACATCTCGCGGCTCTTCACCGCGTTGCCGCCCTCGATCTTCGAGCGGGCATCGCCGAACGGAGCGAACACCTTCGAGTACGGGTCATCGACGAGGATGTTGCGGTCGGCCAGGAAGAGGATGCGAGGCTTGCGGTACTCCCCCGTGCGGTTCCAGCGGGCGGACCAGAGCCGCCAGCAGATCTGGAACGCCACGAAGGTTTTGCCCGTACCCGTGGCCATCGTGAGCAGCACCCGGCGCTGGCCTTTGATGATGTGGCGCAGGGCCGCGTTGATCGCAATCTCCTGGTAGTAGCGGGGAGTCTTGCCCGCAAGCGAGTAGCCCGGCGTGAGGAGCCTCTCGGCTTCGCTGTCCGAGAGTTTCTCGGCGCCGCGCTGGCGAGCCCAGAGCTCGTCGGGGCTGGGAAACTCCTGCAGGTCCCGCTCGACGCCCGTCAGGAAGTCGAACTCTATAATGCCCTGGCCGTTCGTCACGTACGCGAACGTGAGGCCGAGAGCTGTGGCGTAGTCTTTCGCCTGCTGCAGTCCATCAGCCGGCGACTTGTAGCTGCTCTTCGCCTCGACAACGGCGATTGGGAGGTCGCGGGTGTAGCGCAGGAGGTAGTCAGCGCGCTTCTGCGGTTGGCGACGCGCCTTGTTGCCGACGACGATGATGCGGCCGTCGGTGAACGTTCTCTGTTCGGTGATCGAATGCGGCTCGTTCTCCCAGCCGGCGGCTTGCAGTTTGGGTACGACGTACTTGCGGCAGGTGTCCGCTTCGTTCATCGGGTGACGCCGTTATCCGGCCCTCTCACGGGTCCAATGGGCGCGGTCATTCGAGTGGCACCTGGGACGGGCCTTGAACGATGACTTGCTGCGCGACAGAGAGCGAGGCAACGCCCTCATGGTTCTCGATGATCTTGAAAGCCCCGGTGCCAGCGAGCGTGAGAATACAGGCATGGTGGACACTGAGCACTGCGTCCTGTAGAGCCTGATCGTCCTCGAGGACGCGGACCACAAGTCCCATTTCCATGCATCGAGGTGGTGACAAATGGCGCGCGTGCGACTTGGTGAGGGCGTGATCACCGAGTTCGGTAACAATGCGCGTAGCCTTCGCATCGCGCTCGCGGTCGTCTTTCAACATCCCAGTAACGAGCCATTCTCGCGCCATTTCATTCGACCACTGGATGGCCTTCTCGCACTCACCGATAAGCGTCGGCGAGTACTTCGCGATGATCGGCTGCCACACGAATGCCCGAGTCTGGTCGGCCTTGATCTCGGCGTGCGCACGATTGAACTCCTCGACGACCCCGTGGGCTGCCATTCCACCGAATTGAGGATCGATCGGGCCGAGGCTAGAGTGCTTTCCCATGACGATCTCTCGGCACGCGCAGGCAATCATCGTTCCCGCTGACATGGCCAACTCTGGGACTACCGCGCGGATGTCCTGGCCGAACATCGCCCGGAGGTAGACGACCAAGGACTCGGTCGCAGCCGTTTCGCCTCCCGGCGTGTGGAGAATGAGGTCGAGACCCTTTGTGCGGTCAAGCCCGTGAATGACGGTCATGAATCCGTTCTTGTCCGCGTCAGTGACCTGCGTCCCAGGAAGCCTCGGCTTCTGGAGCCAGCCCGAGTAGTAGATGATGACGTTTCGACCGGTCCTCTCGGCCAGAGTCTTTAGCCGCTCCCGGCGGACCACATCGAACGTGCTGCCGCGAGCTTTGACTTCGTTCAGGAGGCTATGCCAAGTCGGCATCGATCTTCCTCTCCAACGGCGTTGTGGTCGTCTCGATGCGGATGAAGATCTGCTCGGCAGGCGCGGCTTCGGCCACGATTTCTGCTTCTGGTGTCTGTGGCTGACCCCATGTCGTCTCGGTCAGGCCTATCTCCCGAAACGCCTGCTCAATCTCCTCGAGTGTTCGCGCCTTCATCGCATCTCCTTCGTCTGGCCAACGCTCAGCATCAGCGGCGGCGCGCAGCGCCGTCCGCTGCATGCTGTTGTTAGCCAGCAGCGGCATTGGGGCGATACTCCTTGGCTAGTGCTAGGACGTCGGCGATCGTAATGTCGATGTATTTCAGGAAGAGCGCCATCTCTTGTACCTCCAGGTTCTTCTGATCCGTCGTGATGCTTACAGGCGTCGCGTGGAGGAGCTTGCTTGCGAACGAATACAGGTAGTCATACTCGTCGGCTCGACCAACCATCTGTGCCATTTGCCGCCATTGCCAGCGATCGGGTCGGAGGGCCTTAATCTCGGGAACAACCCTCGACTCGAATCTGTCCCTTTCCGCTGCAATGTCAGCGAGAGCCTGCCGTACAGGCGGCAACGCCTTGGTCTCGACCAGATATGCTTGGAAATCGTAACCGTTAGTTCGCGCAGCTTCTGCATACAGAGAAAAGCGCCGCGCAGCCTCTGCGTCGATCTCGGCGGAAACGCCGGATAACGCGGAGACGAGTTTCTGGGCATTGCCAGCATTGGCGCCGACAGCATCGTAGCCCTTCAATAGGTTGTCGTGAGAGGTGGTTTCTTTCTGTCCCAACGACTTGAGCCAGGTCACTTCCCGCTGTAATTGAGCGAGTGTGTCCTCATAGAAGCGCTTCTGGGTAGCGAGCAGTTGGTCGAAGTACACAAGGCCGTAGCGACGGTCCAAGGCAAATAGGCGGAGCCATACCGCGAGTTCGAACGTGTACCTGGCAACAACGACAACGCCCATCGTCTCAACGACGTTGAAGTTCTGCTCCGTGAACAACCGCAGACGGACGAGCGCATCACCCGCCACTGACCTGCACCACGAGTTGTGGTCCCATTTGTCGAAGGCTTCGAGGATTGCCGGCGTGCGCAGTTCTTTCGCAAGGGCGTCGAGCGAGGACCGCCGCGCTCGAATCGAGTTCACCAGAGGTTCAATAAGAGTCTGAGTGTTCATCTCTCGCGCTGCTCCGATGTGGACCCCGGCCGTTGGCTGCTGGCTAACGCCTTGCCGCTGAGCGGCCGCGGGCAAACGATGAACCTGCGAACCAAGCTCGGCCGCTCATGCCCGCGGTCCGATCCAGCGGCGGGTTAGCTCCCGACGATCTCATTGAGGCCATCAACGAGCCGGTCCAGTTCCTCCGGCGTCACCCGGCCCAACTTCCGGCCGAGCCGGTCTACCGAGAGGGTGCGGACCTGGCCGATCTTGACCCACGAGCGCTTTGGTAGCCGTACCTTCTTGAGCTCCATGGTGAGCGGGAAGCTGGCGCGCTGTGGCTGACTGGTTACCGCCATGGCGATCACCGTTCCGGATCGCTGGTTGAAGACGTCATGGCTCAGCACTACTACCGGTCGCATGCCGGCTTGTTCGTGACCCCGGCCCGGGTTCAAGTCCGCCCAAATGACATCGCCCCTCAGTATTCCGGCCATTCGGCCAACTCTCCGGACAATCCCTCATCGGCCAAGGCCTTCTCGAACGCGGGATCGAGTTTGGCGCACTCCCGGGCGAGCCGCGAGCGATCAAGGCGTTCCAACTTCTCCTTCACAGCCTGTTCGATTGCCTTGCTTCGGTTCGGAAACGTCTGCTGCCGCACAAGCCGATCGAGCTGTGCGAGAACGTCCTCGTCGAGAGAAATCGCCACCTTTGACGCTGCCATAGGCTCACCTCTGGTATGATCCAATATCATACCGCGGGTTTGCGCCGCAACGTTGTTGATGGAGCTAACGCCAAGCTTCAGCCGCGGCCTTGCCGGAGCGAAGCGGAGGCAAGGACGTCGGCTGGAAGCTATTGTTGGGCATCGGTTTTGCTCCGCACAAGCTCGCTGATTCTCAGCATTGCGCTCCATGTAGCAGGGCATTTCTTGTCTGCCTCTTCTTTTGATGGCGCATAGCGAATCTCTACGCCGAAAAGGCTCAGATCTTCAGCGAGTGGCCGAAGCGATGTGAAGGCATCGTCGATTGCGGCACAACGATCAATAAGCTCAAGGATGTTGTGCGTGCGTGGAGCCTGCTGACCTTTCGAGACGAGATACGCCTTCAGATACTTTTCTGATGCCTGCTGGGCGTGAAAGCAAATGGTGTACGGAATGTTTGACGCCATGCCTGCCTCGGCGTCAGCCGTAGCCATCTGCAAGAATTCTTCTGCGCTTGCCATCCCCTCGTGACCTCCCTATTTCGATGCCCAACGCCTTGCGCGTGAGCCGCCGGCGCACCGGCGCTCGCGAGGGAGGATCAAGCTCAAGCCGGTCGGCTCGACGCGCCAGTTAGCTTCGGGGCAGCAGCTCACAACAGGGCGTCCAGTTCATTAGCGCTCAACTCGCAGTCGCGCAGGATCTTGCTCAACAGCCCCGGACCGATCGTCTCACCAGAATGGACGGGCACCACCGTCGCCCTGCCGTCGTCATGACGCAGAAAATGATGGCTGCCCCGAACCCGAATCGCCTCGAAACCGGCTTTTCGAAGAGCACGGATGAGGTCATTACCCGTCGGACGCCGCAGTTTCGGCATCACCCGACTTCGATTCGCTGGACACCAACAAAGTCCAGCGATGGTCCCACCGCATCACCTTCGACTTCAAGGCAGAGCTCAACGGCTTCCCGAACTCGCTCCATCAGATCGTCAAGAGACCGCGCCTGGGTATGGCAGCCGTGCAGCCCAGGAACCGTCGCCACATAGTAGCCCTCGGAGTCGCGCTCGATCAGCACATCGAACTCTCGTCTCATGATACCTCCCGCGTCACGGCTTGCGATTGTACCCGGAGCTACACGAGGAAGCTAACGCTCAGCATCAGCGGCGGCGCGCAGCGCCGTCCGCTGCATGCTGTTGTTAGGCGTCGTTCCCTTCGCGCCTCGGTCCATCAACACAATCGCCCTTGTTTGTCACGCTTGGCAAATCACTGACCCTGCAGACCACAGTGCGCTGCCCCGGAACCAGCATCCCATCATTCCGCTGCCAAAGGGCCACTAGCCGAACTCGCTCGGCTTGCACTAGTGTGGCGACGACGGGGTGAGCAGATGGATTGAGCGGGGCGATCTGCGCTTGGCGCCGAGCCTCGGTTCCGGCCTGCACGTCCACCGCGATCGCTCTGGCCGCGCCGGCGTGGATCACGCTTGGTGCCCCAACAAGAGGACCTTCGACGGCTGCGCCGTCGAGCTGTCCGGACCAGTCGGGTGATGCGGCCTGCCAGAAAACGGGACAGACAAGCTTGTACGCACACCACCGGCAGGACTCCGGCGACGGCGATGCGAACTGCTGGGGCGCTGCACCCGAGCGGACCTTTCCGTTGTACACGTCGAGCAGCGCCACCGCGTCAGAAGCCTCCCGCTCGCATTCGGACGGCTCGAGCTCGACCTCGACTCCAGCACCACCAAGTGGAAGAAGTACTCCGCGCTTCGGCCACCACCCGAGCTTCTGCTTGACGAGGTAACCGTAGATGCGGAGCTGCCGGATGTAGGCGGCCTTCACCACATCGGTCTGTGTGGCGGCATCGTGCTCGACGATCGCGCCGCTCTTGTAGTCAATGACCTCGCTGGCGCGGATCACGTCGGGGCGCCCAAGCAGCCTCCCGCCGAACGCAGTGAACTCTTGCTCGCGGATCGTGCCGGCGAGGCCCGCGCCTGACGCCTGCTTCGTGGCCGGCGCAACCGCCGACGCCGGTCCCGCGGAGATCTCTCCTGCTCGGAGCAGTACGCTGGCGCGCGCGACATGGTACCCGGGCCATGCCGTCGGCGAGCCGAAGCGGCGATCGAGCGCATGCGCATCGGCGCGCTGCTGCAGGCTTGCGATTGCCTGGTTCCACAGCCGTTCGACAGCCGCAGCGAGAGACTCCTGGCCGAGGTCGATCTCGACGATCTTCTCGAGCACTTCATGGTAGGCGGTGCCAAGCCACGCCTTCGGGTTCCCGAGGACAAAATTGGAGCTGCCGGTCGCCCTTGAGAGCCCGGCGCGCAGGAGGCAGGCGCGCATGGTCTCAGCTAGCGTCGGGCTGGTTGCGCGGATCTGGGGCAGCTCCAGCGGGCTCACGGCTAGAAAGGCCTCCGCAGCACCTCGAAGATGGACTTCATCGTGACCTGGCAGCCCGCCGCGACCGCCTGCGCATACGCGGCGGCGAGCTGTGGGCCAGCAAAGTTGGGATCCGTGTTCCAAAGCGGGTGGGTCACGATTTCGACCTGATTTCCGCGCCGGCCCGCTTGAAGGCCCCCGAACGTGCACGGCTGCCACCCGGGCATCGCAGCGAAGTAAGGGCCGGCGGCTGCCGCATCGAGGCCCTGCCAATACGCGACCGAGAAATCGATCGGGGCATTTGGATCGAGGGCCAAGCGAGCCAAGTCGAGGCCCAAGCGCCAATCGAGAATGTTGTGGTACGCGAGGTTGCTGAAGTCGCGAAGACAGTCAGGGCAGGAGGTCCGGCACAGCGCTCCGTGCAACGCGTTGCCCTGCGGATCCACCAGGGCGACGAGCGGGCCATAGAACGTGCTGCCCGTCTGGCCGACGACGAAGCGCAGGAGGCTCTCCGCCTCGGCCGGAGTGCCGAAGTACGAGCTGTACCCGGCCCCGTTTTCGAGGCTGTCCGAGATGAAGATCTGGCCGATGACCTGACCGTTCGGATCTTGCATGACGCGAAGACCGACCTTCAGCTCGCGCTCGTGGATATCGAGCCGGACCGCTGCGGCTCGACGCAGCAGGAACCCGAGCGAGTACAGCGCCGCCCGCCCCTCGACGCGGAGAGGAACCGCGCTGACGCCGACAGGCCAGGTCCGGATTCCAAGGACGAGAACGTCGGTCGGCTTGACAGAGGCGAGCGCGCGCCGGTCTGGCGCGCCACCCGGGGCGAGAGGTGGGTTGTTGACCCCGACCTTCGCGAGTGCATCGCGCGTCACCCAGGTTTCACCCTGCGCCAGCTTCTCGAAGTCGAACTGCTGGCCGTCGTTGTCGTTGATGACGTAGACGGTGTCCTGACCGCTCCAGATCTCGAAGTTTGCGACGGGCGTGAGCCCGATCGGCATCACGCCGACCTTCGGGCGCGATGCCCTCGCGGTCCACTCGAACACGCCGTCGAAGTCGCGGCTTCCGCCAAACCACGTGCGGAAGCCGCGCGGCTGCGAAAGGATCACCTGTTCGTAGTCCGGAGGCGCAGCTCCGCAGACCGGGCACGCTTGCGCCGGATTCTGAGACCCATCGACCGCCTGGCAGCGGCGGCACAGCCCGATCGGAAGCGGTGGGCCGAGCGGGTTCGCCTGCTCCACGACAGCGTTTCCCTGCGGCTGGTAATCGACGACGCCCACCGCGGTGTGGATCAGGCCGTCCTTCACCGTCTCAGACGATGGTGCGAACTGGCTGATCGCGATGTCGAGTTCGCGATCAACGATCCCATCCGGCGGCCACTCGTAGGCTGGGCCCGGCTTATCGTGGAACAGGTAGCGGACGCGAGTAGGGAACCCGAACATCGGCAGGACCCCGACGTTCGCGAGTCGCTCGCTCAGCGATCTCTGCGGCAATCGCGGATCGACGGACGCCGCTGTCACGCGCCCTACGAGTTGGGTTTGAACGTAGCTGATGAGAGCAGCTCGCCGCGCCAGCATTTGCGGCGTCGTGAACGAAAGCAGCACGTCACACGTATGAGCGATGGCGGGTTGATTGTTCTGGATCCACGCATCGACCAACTGCGCGATCGTCGAGCCCGCCGGCGTTCCAGGAGGCGGCTGAGGGGGCGGAGCGCCCCAAGCGGCCGCGTCGCCGAACTCGCCGTGCACGCTGTCGCCGCCCTGCGTCGCGAACAGACCAAGCGCCACGAAGGCTTGCCGGAGGACCTCCTTCGCGAGGACGCGCAGGAGAATGGCCTCTCGGCGCATATCGACGTACGGCTGCGGTGGCGGATCCGAGGTGATCCGGTCCGGTCGCTGGAAGTAGTAGTCGTCGTGGCTGCGCCCGCGGCAGAGCGTGAGCGCGACCGATAGACCGGCGCCGCGCCGGCCAGCGCGGCCAACGCGCTGCTGGTAGTTGAAGCGCATGGGCGGCATGTTCGCCATCATGACGGCGAGCAGTGAGCCGATGTCCACGCCGGCTTCCATCGTGGTCGTCACGCTCAGGAGATCGATCGGATCGGTGATCTGAATCTCATCTGGCGGGGGCAGGCAGATGTCTTGGAACAGTCGCTGGCGCTTGCGGCCATCGTTCTTGTTGGTCTGGCCGGTGAGCTCTTCGCAGTTGAGTCGAAACAGCGGACCAGCCTGGGTCGCAAGGTGGCTGTAGTAGTCAGATGCGACTTGGGCTCCTGCCAGCGGCTGCGCAGGACCAAGAGGGATATGGCAATCGGTGCAGACGCCTCCGGCCGCATGCAGGTGAACCCGGCGGCACTGCCCGCATTCGAAGTAAACCGTTCCGGGACGCGCAAGGCAGAGGTTCTGAGCGACGAGAACGTGCTGGGTGAGCACGCCTGCACCGTTGAGGTAGTTCAGCACGTCGCCTGCGAAGGTTGCCGGCGTAAAGCCCTGCAGCTGAGCGACCGCAGCCAGGTACTGAGCGACGTAGGCTGGGGGATTCGGTTGGCTGGCGGCGCCGTGCGTGGACAGGCGGCGCCGTGCGCCGAGCAAGCGAATCGCTCCGTCGGCGGCTTCCTGGATGAGCGGGCTGGGAGCGGGCGCGCCGATGCGGTCCGTCGTCGCGTACGCCAGCCGGAGAGACTCGATGCTGCGACGCCCCGAAGCGAATACGACGTCCATCACCTCGAGGAGCGATTGGTCCTGAATCCTGCGGAGATGATCGCGCTGCTGCTGGCTGAGTTGGGTTGCCGCTCTCGCCTGAGGGATCGATCCGGGGGCGCCCCACGCATAGAGGTCTCGCCAGCTTCCTTCTCTGCCTCGGGGAGCGGTCCAGAGGACGTCCTGTGTGAAGCCACCGGGGTTCGTCCCGCTGGCGAGGAGCTGCGCCGAGGCGTCAGCCGAGAGCTGTCCGATATGGAACGGCCCTTGGGCGGCCCGCAGCAGGATCTGCTGCGCCGCGGTCTGACACGTGAGTCCTGGATGCGAAGGCGACGGGAGTTGCGCTGTCGCCGCGTTGGCGGCCATCGAAAGCGAAGCTGCCTCGGCCGGGTGCGTGCCGCTGAACGCGGCGGCGAGCGCCTGTTGCTGCGCAGGTAGGACTTGTCCGCCCACCTGAGATGCGAATGCCTGGGCGCCCGCTCCCTGGACTGAGATCGCCCCGGTGATCGCCTGGCGGAGCGCGTCCCGATAGTGAGAGAACCGCATTCCTGCCGAGAGCTTCGCGGCGTCTTGCCTGCTATCCGAGAAGACCACCAGCTTTCGCGACTGGCTCGCGGCTGCCGGCGCTATGTTGCGAAGCAGGGCGTCCGAAAGAACCTGCGCGATCTTCTGGAAGCCGGTTCGAAGAGTGCGCACGGGTGACCCGATTTGGCGGCGAGACCAATCGGCGTCACAGCGCGGGCAGCGAGCGGGATAGGCCTGCCGCGCGCTCTCTCCGGCGGGCGGAGTCGGAGAGTGCATCGCCGGCACGTAGTAGAGGTACCCAGTGCCGCCGAGTGCGACCTTGCCATCTGCCGGAGTGAACCGCGCGGCTCGCCAGGCTCTCGGAACGCCGTCCTGCGTCCACTGCGCGGACGCCGGTGCTACGCCGGGAGCTCCGGGCCAGTAGACCGCGTATCGGAGGTAGTCGCGGTCCATCGAGGCCATGTCTGGCGACGCCTCGAGGTCCGGATGGTCGGGGCTGAGGTACCACTCGTTTGGATTCAGCCCCGTGTCTCGGCGGTAGCCGCCGAAGAAGATGTCACCGCAGGCCTCGCAGTAGAGCAGCTCGAGTACGCGTGAGCCGCATACGCAAGTGAGCGTCGGAACGTAGTGGAGCGCTCCGGCAGGCGCCGCGGCATTGCGTGGTGGAACCTGTGTGCATGCCGGATTCGTGCACGCCCAGAGGCCCTGCAGGTTGCGGTAGATGATGTGCGCTCGAACGGGGAGCGGCGCCGTGCCACTCACCCCACGCGCCGCAGACAGGCCGGCAAGAAGGCCTTCCACCGCCTCAACGGCGTCGGGGAGCGGAAGCGCGGGCAACATGGCCGACGCGAGCTGCTCGGGAAACCGCGGTTCCAATTGAGGAGCGCTGCCGGGACCAGTGGCGCAAGCCAGGCGGAGCGCGTCGGCTGCCATGACGTGGGAGAGCGCGAACTCGAGAGTCGATTCCGGGCTTGCGCCGGCGGGTACTGGGGGCGCGCCGGTCGCCGCGTGGAACGCCGTCGCGGTCGCGGCCGTCAGAGACGGCGAGGCTCGAAGATCATTCCGGAGTTGGCGGAGTGCGGTGGCGGTTGCTCGCACTTGACCGAACGCGCCAGCGTTCAGTGGCTGCGTCGCGCCACCAACGATTCGAAAGCGGTTCCGGTCGCGGCCGAAGAAGGACTCCAGGTACTGGAGGCCAGCCGCGCCACTCGCCACCGATGCACTGGAGGCGATGATGCGCAGCTGGTTCGAGTCCGGGGCGAGGCCAATGCGATCGAGAAGTACGCGGAGGAGG
This window contains:
- a CDS encoding type I restriction-modification system subunit M, yielding MAKSKTAKTMKNGDVPVTTAQRLGSILKSARDIMRKDKGLSGDLDRIPMLTWIMFLKFLDDMEAVRAEEAILAGKKFKAAIEEPYRWRDWAAKEDGITGDELIAFINQEECRRPDGTKGAGLFAYLRGLRGAEGGDRRDVVATVFKGTVNRMINGYLLRDVINKVNGIHFTASEEIHTLGNFYESMLKEMRDAAGDSGEFYTPRAVVRLMVTVVDPKIGETVLDPACGTGGFLVEAFSHMEKQCKTVQQRRQLQQSTIIGGEAKPLPYLLAQMNLLLHGLEAPKVEPGNSLAVALRDIGEKDRVDVILTNPPFGGEEERGILSNFPEDKQTAETALLFLQLIMRKLKRTPRPGRAAVVVPNGVLFGDGIAARIKFELLSSFNLHTIVRLPEGVFAPYTDIPTNLLFFDGGAATRSIWYYEHRLPEGRKKYTKTKPLQHSEFESLITWWGARIETDNAWLVDVGQVVSKNGTGNVVGVNLDLKNPHANADVDDRSSAQIANDLDANERAMLDLISELRALVVQAPTAGDA
- a CDS encoding ribbon-helix-helix domain-containing protein → MAASKVAISLDEDVLAQLDRLVRQQTFPNRSKAIEQAVKEKLERLDRSRLARECAKLDPAFEKALADEGLSGELAEWPEY
- a CDS encoding type II toxin-antitoxin system PemK/MazF family toxin, producing MAGILRGDVIWADLNPGRGHEQAGMRPVVVLSHDVFNQRSGTVIAMAVTSQPQRASFPLTMELKKVRLPKRSWVKIGQVRTLSVDRLGRKLGRVTPEELDRLVDGLNEIVGS
- a CDS encoding DEAD/DEAH box helicase family protein — its product is MNEADTCRKYVVPKLQAAGWENEPHSITEQRTFTDGRIIVVGNKARRQPQKRADYLLRYTRDLPIAVVEAKSSYKSPADGLQQAKDYATALGLTFAYVTNGQGIIEFDFLTGVERDLQEFPSPDELWARQRGAEKLSDSEAERLLTPGYSLAGKTPRYYQEIAINAALRHIIKGQRRVLLTMATGTGKTFVAFQICWRLWSARWNRTGEYRKPRILFLADRNILVDDPYSKVFAPFGDARSKIEGGNAVKSREMYFAIYQALAADERRPGLYKDYPKDFFDLIVVDECHRGSAREESSWREILEYFEPAYQLGMTATPLREDNRDTYLYFGNPIYQYSLKQGIEDGFLAPYRVHRVITTYDAAGWRPSAGELDRLGREIPDREYTTRDFEKVVALRARTEAIARHLTDFLKGTDRFAKTIVFCVDQEHASEMRRALSNLNADIVKQNPDYVCRVTADEGDIGRGHLSRFQELETTTPAILTTSQLLTTGVDVPTVKNVALVRVIGSMCEFKQIIGRGTRVRDDYGKLFFNIHDYTGSATTLFADPDFDGEPARVSQEEIDEQGKPKPDTYTATEPEVLKLGESPGPPYGAVIGDPPDEEPRKYFYDGGQVQVAAHLVYELDAEGHQLRVVQFTDYTAERVRALFPTAVELRAAWADPERRADIIEKLAERGIDFDELTKVTSQPDADPFDLLCHVAYSAPVRTRRERVDRLRKERRAFLEKHSGVTRQILEELLEKYAEHGTAQFVLPDVLQVPPISDHGNVIEIARYFGGAEQLRGAIHELQTLLYAA
- a CDS encoding S49 family peptidase; amino-acid sequence: MPTWHSLLNEVKARGSTFDVVRRERLKTLAERTGRNVIIYYSGWLQKPRLPGTQVTDADKNGFMTVIHGLDRTKGLDLILHTPGGETAATESLVVYLRAMFGQDIRAVVPELAMSAGTMIACACREIVMGKHSSLGPIDPQFGGMAAHGVVEEFNRAHAEIKADQTRAFVWQPIIAKYSPTLIGECEKAIQWSNEMAREWLVTGMLKDDRERDAKATRIVTELGDHALTKSHARHLSPPRCMEMGLVVRVLEDDQALQDAVLSVHHACILTLAGTGAFKIIENHEGVASLSVAQQVIVQGPSQVPLE
- a CDS encoding HEPN domain-containing protein → MASAEEFLQMATADAEAGMASNIPYTICFHAQQASEKYLKAYLVSKGQQAPRTHNILELIDRCAAIDDAFTSLRPLAEDLSLFGVEIRYAPSKEEADKKCPATWSAMLRISELVRSKTDAQQ
- a CDS encoding type II toxin-antitoxin system HicA family toxin, with the translated sequence MPKLRRPTGNDLIRALRKAGFEAIRVRGSHHFLRHDDGRATVVPVHSGETIGPGLLSKILRDCELSANELDALL